One genomic segment of Methanothermobacter wolfeii includes these proteins:
- the glmS gene encoding glutamine--fructose-6-phosphate transaminase (isomerizing), translated as MCGIVACILKDGRAAPVLLDCVRRLEYRGYDSVGIATADPSIKIKKDSGKIDEVDERLDLADLPGEVGIAHVRWATHGLPTSENAHPHTDCTGEIAAVHNGIIENYLELREELEAEGHRFRSETDTEVIPHLIEKYMDEGMDLEAATATAIKKLRGAYAIAVISSREPGRIIGARKESPLIAGLGDGEYFLASDVPAILNHTDRVIYLDDGEMAIIDTEIRVRDMEGNIIRKDIHVIDWSPEMAEKAGYDHFMLKEIHEEPGAVRDTLMEMDDVRRIVSEIGEVKRVCFVACGTSYHASFVGKYLFESLLGIPTDVILASEFNYSVRTLTEDTLAVFISQSGETADTLNAIRAANSRARTLAIVNVLGSSATREAQHVLYTRAGPEIGVAATKTYVSQLTVIYMLVAAMGGLDDLVEKLEGVPDIMEEILRDEDGIREMARAYSEAEDFFFIGRGFSYPTALEGALKLKEITYIHGEGYAAGELKHGPLALIDDGVPVVAVAPPGPCHDKTLSNVEEVKARGARVIGVGSRDDASLRNEVDDFIGMDPGVDEVISPLVYIVPLQLLSYYVSVERGIDPDKPRNLAKCVTVV; from the coding sequence ATGTGTGGCATTGTGGCTTGTATACTTAAGGATGGCAGGGCCGCCCCGGTGCTCCTTGACTGCGTCAGGAGGCTTGAATACAGGGGCTATGATTCTGTGGGTATTGCAACGGCTGACCCATCAATAAAAATCAAGAAGGACAGCGGTAAAATCGATGAGGTGGATGAAAGGCTGGACCTGGCTGACCTTCCAGGTGAAGTGGGCATCGCCCATGTACGCTGGGCAACCCACGGACTCCCAACCTCTGAGAACGCCCATCCCCATACTGATTGCACAGGGGAGATAGCTGCTGTCCACAACGGCATAATTGAGAACTACCTTGAGCTCAGGGAGGAGCTGGAGGCAGAGGGCCACAGGTTCAGGTCAGAGACAGACACCGAGGTCATACCCCACCTCATAGAGAAATACATGGATGAGGGGATGGATCTTGAAGCCGCAACAGCCACAGCCATAAAGAAGCTCAGGGGTGCCTACGCCATTGCAGTGATATCATCAAGGGAACCCGGGAGGATCATAGGGGCCAGGAAGGAGAGTCCCCTCATAGCGGGTCTGGGGGATGGTGAGTACTTCCTCGCATCGGACGTGCCGGCGATCCTCAACCACACGGACAGGGTCATCTACCTTGATGACGGTGAGATGGCCATCATCGACACGGAGATCAGGGTCAGGGACATGGAGGGCAACATCATCAGAAAGGATATCCATGTCATTGACTGGAGCCCCGAGATGGCGGAGAAGGCCGGCTATGACCATTTCATGCTTAAGGAGATACATGAGGAGCCAGGGGCCGTCAGGGACACCCTCATGGAAATGGATGATGTCAGGAGGATCGTCAGTGAGATCGGTGAGGTTAAAAGGGTGTGTTTTGTTGCCTGCGGAACATCCTACCATGCGTCATTTGTAGGAAAGTACCTCTTTGAGAGCCTCCTTGGAATCCCCACCGATGTCATCCTTGCAAGTGAATTCAACTACTCCGTAAGGACCCTCACCGAGGACACCCTTGCGGTCTTCATAAGCCAGTCAGGGGAGACAGCAGACACCCTCAACGCCATCAGGGCGGCTAACTCAAGGGCCAGGACCCTTGCCATAGTGAACGTCCTCGGAAGCTCGGCCACAAGGGAGGCCCAGCACGTCCTCTATACAAGGGCAGGTCCTGAGATAGGTGTTGCAGCCACCAAGACCTATGTGAGCCAGCTCACAGTCATCTACATGCTTGTGGCTGCCATGGGGGGACTTGATGATCTGGTTGAGAAACTTGAGGGGGTCCCTGACATCATGGAGGAGATACTCAGGGATGAGGATGGTATAAGGGAGATGGCAAGGGCCTACTCTGAGGCTGAGGACTTCTTCTTCATAGGCCGCGGGTTCTCATATCCAACAGCCCTTGAGGGTGCCCTGAAACTTAAGGAGATAACCTACATCCATGGTGAGGGTTATGCTGCAGGTGAACTCAAACACGGACCCCTTGCACTTATAGATGATGGTGTCCCTGTCGTTGCAGTCGCACCCCCGGGGCCGTGCCATGATAAGACCCTCAGCAACGTTGAGGAGGTTAAGGCAAGGGGAGCCAGGGTCATAGGCGTCGGCAGCAGGGATGATGCTTCACTCAGGAATGAGGTGGATGACTTTATAGGCATGGATCCGGGTGTGGATGAGGTTATATCACCACTGGTCTACATAGTGCCCCTACAGCTCCTATCATATTATGTGAGTGTTGAGCGCGGAATAGACCCTGATAAACCAAGGAACCTTGCAAAGTGTGTTACTGTGGTTTAA
- the recJ gene encoding single-stranded-DNA-specific exonuclease RecJ codes for MDIQLKRGFSRAREMIESSENVTVYSHTDCDGISAATILMKVLERLGKDHEINIININEIPDIEPGPDLTVFADLGSGQRIQDMMRSGSRILILDHHPPLRKKDFTAPAGELLELNPLFYGMDGSTHISGGGMAYLLAREFGYRDLSWIGLLAAVGDMQNITEGAMVGLNREILHDSMEACVESWKDLTIYGRHTRPIVNALSYFGDVTLPTTNNPNECIARLRNLGIPLTNGDSQRRLCDLTDEEKKKLFREIYQMMVNEVPERYQRYIPRLILGEIYELSSEEKYSPFRDLTEFSTAVNACNRNHEWELAVEIIGGDREGNLERLQEVLRDHRAYLAETMERIIHDDLIRSMENLQYFHAPDVKVSVTGTIAGMILSYGDWRKPMIGFSETGDGLKVSLRCSRLLAFDGIHFGSIIRKVAGKVGGSGGGHATACGAYIPAEKDSEFLRLFNRAIENEKVNK; via the coding sequence ATGGACATCCAACTGAAAAGAGGCTTCTCAAGGGCAAGGGAGATGATTGAATCCTCAGAGAATGTAACCGTCTACAGTCACACCGACTGTGACGGTATAAGCGCGGCGACAATACTCATGAAGGTCCTTGAGAGGCTCGGGAAGGACCATGAGATAAACATAATCAACATCAACGAGATACCCGACATCGAACCAGGACCCGACCTCACGGTCTTCGCAGACCTTGGATCCGGTCAGAGAATCCAGGACATGATGAGGTCAGGCTCCAGGATACTTATACTGGACCATCATCCCCCCCTGAGGAAGAAGGACTTCACGGCACCGGCAGGTGAGCTACTGGAACTTAACCCCCTATTCTATGGTATGGACGGCTCAACCCATATCTCAGGTGGGGGAATGGCATACCTCCTTGCAAGGGAATTCGGTTACCGTGACCTGAGCTGGATCGGGCTCCTTGCAGCCGTGGGCGACATGCAGAACATCACCGAGGGTGCTATGGTTGGCCTCAACAGGGAGATACTCCATGACAGCATGGAGGCCTGTGTTGAATCATGGAAGGACCTCACCATATACGGGAGGCACACAAGGCCCATCGTGAATGCACTCTCATACTTCGGTGACGTGACCCTCCCAACAACCAACAACCCCAACGAGTGCATCGCAAGGCTCAGGAACCTCGGGATACCCCTTACGAATGGGGACTCCCAGAGGAGGCTCTGTGACCTGACAGATGAGGAGAAGAAGAAGCTCTTCAGGGAGATATATCAGATGATGGTCAACGAGGTCCCTGAAAGGTACCAAAGGTATATCCCGAGGCTCATACTGGGGGAGATCTATGAGCTGAGCTCTGAGGAGAAGTACAGTCCCTTCAGGGACCTTACAGAGTTCTCAACTGCGGTGAATGCCTGCAACCGGAACCATGAATGGGAGCTTGCGGTTGAGATCATTGGAGGTGACCGTGAAGGTAACCTTGAACGCCTCCAGGAAGTCCTGAGGGACCACAGGGCCTACCTTGCAGAGACAATGGAACGTATCATCCACGACGACCTCATAAGGAGCATGGAGAACCTCCAGTACTTCCACGCCCCTGATGTGAAGGTGTCGGTGACAGGGACAATCGCCGGCATGATACTCAGCTACGGTGACTGGAGAAAACCCATGATAGGTTTCAGTGAAACAGGAGACGGCCTTAAGGTTTCACTGAGGTGTTCACGTCTCCTTGCATTTGACGGCATCCACTTCGGTTCAATCATAAGGAAGGTTGCTGGTAAGGTGGGGGGTAGTGGCGGTGGCCATGCAACGGCCTGCGGCGCCTACATCCCTGCTGAAAAGGATTCGGAATTCCTTAGACTATTTAACAGAGCCATAGAAAATGAGAAGGTGAATAAATGA
- the purS gene encoding phosphoribosylformylglycinamidine synthase subunit PurS, whose amino-acid sequence MKFHVEVRIKLKKGMLNPEASTIQRALALLGYSVEDTDTIDIITFTVDEDSLEAVEKEVEDMCQRLLCNPVIHDYEVSISEMEG is encoded by the coding sequence GTGAAATTTCATGTTGAGGTCAGGATAAAACTCAAGAAGGGAATGCTGAACCCTGAGGCATCAACCATCCAGAGGGCCCTGGCCCTCCTAGGATACAGTGTTGAGGATACAGACACCATTGACATCATAACCTTCACGGTGGATGAAGACAGCCTTGAGGCCGTTGAGAAGGAGGTTGAGGATATGTGCCAGCGCCTCCTCTGCAACCCCGTGATACATGACTATGAGGTCAGCATAAGTGAGATGGAAGGTTGA
- a CDS encoding phenylacetate--CoA ligase family protein: protein MIWNREMECISRDELEELQLKRLQDTVKRAYENVPYYHEKFDENNVHPEDIETLEDIVKLPYTTKDDLREVYPFGMFAVPRSEIVEVHTSSGTTGKPVVSGYTREDIEIWSEVVARGLTMMGLTEDDVIQNTHGYGLFTGGFGVHYGAQKIGATVIPISTGQTRRQIEIMKDFGTTVLIFTPSYGLYLSEIAEEEGFDPEKSKIKAIGFGAEMWTEEMRAEIERRFRAPAFNIYGLTEIMGPGVAMECSMKNGLHIAEDHFLPEIIDGNGERLGPGERGELVLTTLTRVGMPVIRFRTKDITSIDYEPCGCGRTLARISRITGRVDDMIKVRGVAVFPSQIEKALLKIDGLEPHYQIIVTRPHLMDEMEVRVETSPELFSDDIKKMVETRNRIEEFIENEIGLRVKLTLVEPGTIPRSQGKAVRVIDKRKL, encoded by the coding sequence ATGATCTGGAATAGGGAAATGGAATGCATATCAAGGGATGAACTCGAGGAACTGCAGCTTAAAAGACTTCAGGATACCGTGAAGAGGGCCTACGAGAACGTTCCCTACTACCATGAGAAGTTTGATGAGAACAACGTCCACCCCGAGGACATAGAAACCCTTGAAGATATAGTTAAACTCCCGTACACAACAAAGGATGATCTGCGGGAGGTCTACCCCTTTGGAATGTTCGCCGTTCCAAGGAGTGAAATAGTTGAGGTCCACACATCATCAGGGACCACCGGAAAACCAGTGGTTTCAGGTTACACAAGGGAGGACATTGAAATATGGAGTGAGGTGGTTGCCAGGGGGCTTACAATGATGGGCCTCACCGAGGACGATGTTATACAGAACACCCACGGCTACGGCCTTTTCACAGGAGGATTCGGCGTACACTACGGTGCACAGAAGATAGGTGCAACGGTGATCCCCATCTCAACGGGCCAGACAAGGAGACAGATAGAGATAATGAAGGACTTCGGCACCACGGTACTGATATTCACACCCTCCTACGGCCTCTACCTCTCTGAAATTGCAGAGGAGGAGGGATTTGACCCTGAAAAATCAAAGATAAAGGCCATAGGCTTCGGGGCCGAGATGTGGACAGAGGAGATGAGGGCCGAGATAGAGAGAAGGTTCAGGGCACCTGCATTCAACATCTATGGCCTTACAGAGATCATGGGACCCGGCGTTGCAATGGAGTGCAGCATGAAGAACGGCCTTCACATTGCAGAGGACCACTTCTTACCTGAAATAATAGATGGGAATGGTGAGAGGCTGGGACCCGGTGAACGCGGAGAACTGGTACTCACAACCCTCACAAGGGTTGGGATGCCGGTCATCAGGTTCAGGACAAAGGACATAACCTCCATTGACTATGAACCATGCGGCTGCGGAAGGACCCTTGCAAGAATATCAAGGATCACCGGAAGAGTGGATGACATGATAAAGGTCCGTGGAGTGGCAGTGTTCCCATCACAGATCGAGAAGGCCCTCCTTAAGATAGATGGACTCGAACCCCACTATCAGATCATAGTTACAAGGCCACACCTCATGGATGAAATGGAGGTCCGGGTTGAGACTTCACCGGAGCTCTTCTCAGATGATATAAAGAAAATGGTGGAGACACGAAACAGGATTGAGGAGTTCATAGAGAACGAGATAGGTCTCAGGGTTAAACTTACCCTGGTTGAACCAGGAACCATACCCCGAAGCCAGGGAAAGGCTGTGAGGGTTATAGATAAGAGGAAGCTTTAG
- the purC gene encoding phosphoribosylaminoimidazolesuccinocarboxamide synthase, with amino-acid sequence MNVKIKGLLYSGKAKDILETDDPEVVAIRFRDDITAGDGEKKDTLEMKGYYNSLISAKIFEVLEDAGVATQYLELHEPGCILARRLEMIPLEVITRNIAAGSIVRRFPFREGQEFRPPLIQMDYKSDEHGDPMLNDDIILALGLATREELDEIRSITLRINDVLTEFFRSRSLVLPDFKLEFGRDSNGDIRLGDEISPDTCRLWDMATGEPLDKDIFRRGESGVVSAYRRVAEMILDPEDIERWKVKL; translated from the coding sequence ATGAATGTGAAGATTAAAGGTCTGCTCTACAGTGGTAAGGCAAAGGATATCCTGGAGACAGATGACCCTGAAGTTGTTGCCATACGATTCAGGGATGATATAACTGCAGGTGACGGTGAAAAGAAGGACACCCTGGAGATGAAGGGGTACTACAACTCCCTCATATCAGCCAAGATATTCGAGGTACTTGAGGATGCCGGTGTGGCAACCCAGTACCTTGAACTCCATGAACCCGGATGTATCCTCGCAAGGAGGCTTGAAATGATCCCCCTGGAGGTCATAACAAGGAACATTGCAGCCGGGAGCATAGTAAGGAGGTTTCCCTTCAGGGAGGGTCAGGAGTTCAGACCACCCCTCATCCAGATGGACTATAAGAGTGATGAACACGGGGACCCCATGCTCAACGATGACATAATACTGGCCCTTGGCCTTGCAACCCGGGAGGAACTTGATGAGATACGGAGCATAACCCTAAGGATAAATGATGTGCTTACAGAGTTCTTCAGGTCCAGGAGCCTGGTGCTCCCCGACTTTAAACTTGAATTTGGGAGGGACAGTAATGGAGATATAAGGCTTGGGGATGAGATAAGCCCCGACACCTGCAGGCTCTGGGACATGGCCACCGGAGAACCCCTTGATAAGGACATATTCCGTCGCGGAGAGTCAGGTGTGGTCAGCGCCTACCGGAGGGTTGCTGAGATGATCCTCGACCCCGAGGACATTGAAAGGTGGAAGGTCAAACTGTAG
- a CDS encoding signal recognition particle subunit SRP19/SEC65 family protein, which translates to MRDDRMIIWPAYIDSRKSRSEGRRIPLEDSVEAPSSGEILRALRKLQLDARMESDKSYPASWWESSGRVIVEYDGRKKDILLKVARLIKSQKKKNK; encoded by the coding sequence ATGAGGGATGATAGGATGATAATATGGCCAGCTTATATTGATTCCAGAAAGTCAAGGAGTGAAGGTCGCAGGATACCCCTGGAGGATTCGGTTGAGGCCCCCAGTTCCGGTGAGATACTGAGGGCGCTCAGGAAGCTCCAGCTGGATGCCCGGATGGAGTCTGATAAATCCTACCCTGCATCATGGTGGGAATCCTCTGGAAGGGTGATCGTTGAATATGATGGCAGGAAAAAGGACATCCTCCTTAAGGTTGCAAGGCTGATAAAATCCCAGAAGAAGAAAAATAAATAG
- a CDS encoding uroporphyrinogen-III synthase, which yields MPEEKPLSLKGMRVAVTRPAERSAEAVKIIEDAGGVAVVAPTLELKPAATESLLEVCQRASEWDWIIFTSPAAIESLLEACSDFPQRLNEKCMVAVIGPRTGDVASEHGMRVDLLPEDYTAEGLLDALSEHELKGKRVAVPRTLSARKVLPEGLEEMGADVFVAEAYRSTLPSDRGPADELIDGIIRGEVDAVTFTSPLTVENLFRIAGDRRDKLLESMKGIHIAAIGPITLSKLSEYGLDALTPGRYTVKDMITELARAVNQ from the coding sequence ATGCCAGAAGAAAAACCATTAAGCCTAAAGGGTATGAGGGTCGCGGTGACAAGACCTGCTGAGAGGTCAGCAGAGGCTGTTAAGATAATAGAAGATGCAGGTGGGGTGGCGGTTGTGGCACCAACCCTTGAACTGAAACCCGCAGCCACAGAATCCCTCCTTGAGGTATGCCAGAGGGCATCTGAATGGGACTGGATCATATTCACCTCACCAGCAGCCATCGAATCCCTCCTTGAGGCCTGCAGCGACTTCCCCCAGAGGCTTAATGAGAAATGCATGGTGGCCGTCATAGGGCCAAGGACAGGGGATGTGGCCTCTGAACATGGCATGAGGGTGGACCTTCTACCGGAGGATTACACTGCAGAGGGCCTCCTTGATGCCCTCTCAGAGCATGAACTTAAAGGTAAGAGGGTTGCTGTTCCAAGAACACTCTCAGCAAGGAAGGTGCTCCCTGAGGGTCTTGAGGAGATGGGTGCTGATGTATTCGTTGCAGAGGCCTACCGTTCAACCCTGCCCTCTGACAGGGGCCCTGCAGACGAACTCATCGATGGTATAATCAGGGGTGAGGTTGATGCGGTGACATTCACAAGCCCCCTTACGGTTGAAAACCTCTTCAGGATCGCCGGTGACCGGAGGGATAAACTCCTAGAGTCCATGAAGGGGATACATATAGCAGCCATAGGCCCCATAACCCTAAGTAAACTCTCAGAGTACGGGCTGGATGCCCTGACACCCGGGAGGTACACCGTTAAGGACATGATAACCGAACTTGCAAGGGCAGTGAATCAGTGA
- a CDS encoding ACT domain-containing protein: MKVKQISIFLENKKGRLWKALSTLADAGINLRALSLADTSEFGILRLIVPEPETAAEVLRERGFVVKMKEVVAVEMDDRPGGLASILEVLKDSDINLDYIYAFVHEKKDKAILFMSAEDLETLEGTLRDAGIRLVPPDEVYRL; the protein is encoded by the coding sequence ATGAAGGTTAAACAGATATCAATATTCCTTGAGAACAAGAAGGGAAGACTGTGGAAGGCCCTCAGCACACTTGCAGATGCTGGTATAAACCTCAGGGCTCTTTCACTTGCAGACACGTCTGAATTCGGGATACTCAGACTCATAGTACCCGAACCAGAAACCGCTGCAGAGGTTCTTCGGGAGAGGGGCTTTGTTGTCAAAATGAAGGAGGTTGTTGCGGTTGAGATGGATGACAGGCCAGGGGGCCTTGCATCCATCCTGGAGGTCCTGAAGGATTCTGACATAAACTTGGACTACATATATGCATTTGTACATGAGAAGAAGGATAAGGCCATACTCTTCATGAGTGCGGAGGACCTTGAAACCCTTGAAGGGACTTTAAGGGATGCAGGAATCCGCCTGGTGCCTCCTGATGAGGTTTACAGGCTCTGA
- the cobA gene encoding uroporphyrinogen-III C-methyltransferase: MVVYLVGAGPGDPELITLKAIRVLERADVVVYDRLAGEEILEYAPDDARLIYVGKKPGEHHKTQEEINRILVEEGSRHETVVRLKGGDPFVFGRGGEEILALSEAGIETRVIPGVTSAVGVPTSAGLPVTHRGVATSFTVVTGHEDPTKPERQVHWDYRADTLIILMGVGNLRDNMEEIMKHRPGDTPVCVIEKGTTSDERVVFGTVSDIADKDIRPPGIIVVGEVVNVYRRIINSMEP; the protein is encoded by the coding sequence ATGGTCGTTTATCTTGTGGGTGCAGGGCCAGGAGACCCTGAACTCATCACACTTAAGGCCATCCGTGTCCTTGAAAGGGCCGATGTTGTTGTCTATGACAGGCTTGCAGGTGAGGAGATCCTTGAATACGCCCCTGATGACGCCAGACTCATATACGTGGGCAAAAAACCCGGCGAGCACCATAAAACCCAGGAGGAAATCAACAGGATACTGGTTGAAGAGGGAAGCAGACACGAGACCGTTGTAAGACTCAAGGGTGGAGACCCCTTCGTATTCGGGAGGGGTGGTGAGGAGATCCTGGCCCTCAGTGAGGCAGGGATAGAAACCAGGGTCATCCCCGGGGTGACTTCAGCCGTTGGCGTCCCGACATCAGCAGGACTCCCGGTCACCCACAGGGGCGTTGCAACATCCTTCACCGTGGTAACTGGACACGAGGACCCCACCAAACCCGAGAGACAGGTGCACTGGGACTACAGGGCGGACACCCTCATAATACTCATGGGTGTAGGTAACCTGCGTGATAACATGGAGGAGATCATGAAGCACCGACCAGGGGACACGCCGGTCTGTGTAATCGAAAAGGGCACGACAAGTGATGAGAGGGTCGTCTTCGGGACGGTCAGTGACATAGCAGATAAGGACATCAGGCCTCCGGGAATCATAGTCGTGGGTGAAGTGGTCAATGTCTACAGGAGAATCATTAACTCCATGGAACCATGA
- a CDS encoding superoxide dismutase: MPYGYDALEPYISEEQLKVHHQKHHQAYVDGANALLRKLDGARENDSEVDIKAALKELSFHVGGYVLHLFFWGNMGPASECGGEPGGRLAEYIKKDFGSFERFRKEFSQAAISAEGSGWAVLTYCQRTDRLFIMQVEKHNVNVIPHFRIIMVLDVWEHAYYLDYKNVRPDYVEAFWNIVNWKEVEKRFEDLF; encoded by the coding sequence CTGCCATATGGGTATGATGCCCTTGAACCCTACATATCAGAGGAGCAGCTGAAGGTGCACCACCAGAAGCACCACCAGGCCTACGTTGATGGTGCCAACGCACTCCTCAGGAAACTTGACGGGGCAAGGGAGAACGACTCAGAGGTGGACATCAAGGCAGCCCTCAAGGAACTCTCATTCCACGTAGGGGGCTACGTACTGCACCTTTTCTTCTGGGGCAACATGGGACCCGCCTCTGAATGCGGAGGGGAACCCGGAGGAAGACTTGCGGAATACATCAAAAAGGACTTCGGAAGCTTTGAAAGGTTCAGGAAGGAGTTTTCACAGGCAGCTATAAGTGCAGAGGGTTCAGGATGGGCCGTTCTGACCTACTGCCAGAGGACCGACAGGCTGTTCATAATGCAGGTAGAGAAACACAATGTCAACGTGATACCCCACTTCAGGATCATAATGGTCCTTGATGTGTGGGAGCACGCCTACTACCTTGACTATAAGAATGTAAGGCCCGACTACGTTGAAGCCTTCTGGAACATAGTCAACTGGAAGGAAGTTGAAAAGCGCTTCGAGGACCTCTTTTAA
- the purQ gene encoding phosphoribosylformylglycinamidine synthase subunit PurQ, which produces MKVGVIRFPGSNCDRDVYHVLELAGAEPEYVWWDQKSLGHLDAVIIPGGFSYGDYLRAGAIAAITPVMDAVRDLVKEEKPVLGICNGAQILAEVGLVPGVFTVNEHPKFNCQWTELKVKTTRTPFTRLFRKDEVIRMPVAHAEGRYYHDNIQEVWDNDQVILQFHGENPNGSMDGITGVCDESGLVCAVMPHPERASEAILGSEDGFKFFRGIMKI; this is translated from the coding sequence ATGAAAGTGGGAGTTATAAGGTTTCCAGGGTCCAACTGTGACCGTGACGTCTACCATGTCCTGGAACTGGCAGGGGCCGAACCAGAGTATGTCTGGTGGGATCAGAAGAGCCTCGGACACCTTGACGCTGTTATAATCCCCGGGGGATTCTCATACGGGGACTACCTCCGTGCAGGTGCAATAGCCGCGATAACACCTGTTATGGACGCTGTCAGGGACCTTGTGAAGGAGGAAAAACCCGTCCTTGGAATCTGTAACGGAGCCCAGATACTGGCAGAGGTCGGCCTGGTGCCCGGTGTATTCACGGTCAACGAGCATCCCAAGTTCAACTGTCAGTGGACAGAACTGAAGGTGAAGACCACAAGGACGCCCTTCACCCGTCTCTTCAGGAAAGATGAGGTTATAAGGATGCCTGTTGCGCACGCCGAGGGCAGATACTACCATGATAACATCCAGGAGGTCTGGGACAACGACCAGGTGATCCTCCAGTTCCATGGTGAAAACCCCAACGGCTCCATGGATGGTATAACAGGGGTCTGTGACGAGTCAGGGCTGGTATGTGCTGTCATGCCCCACCCTGAAAGGGCATCAGAGGCGATACTGGGATCAGAGGATGGATTCAAATTCTTCAGGGGTATCATGAAGATCTGA
- a CDS encoding DUF7839 domain-containing protein, which yields MRAFRKKGDLTRFQVLNEIAQNQPYVRQKDIADKLGITVQAVSENIKGLIEDGLVEAGGGRSHYKITKRGVEKLRSEAMALRKYADDVLEAMSSYRSVWPAIAWEDLREGDHVELFMEGGTLYARRNGDGEAYGVVLHDASEGEDVALYDLGGRIKLERGKVTVVILPGIADGGSRMVDLERLNEILKDKYDRTGIMGTVSRAVADKLKLDVDFEFATPHAALAAAKRGLNVLVLAVGKMSRSITKKLEDEGIEYSIEDVRKKE from the coding sequence ATGAGGGCTTTCAGGAAGAAAGGGGATCTTACACGTTTTCAGGTGCTTAATGAAATAGCCCAGAACCAGCCCTATGTAAGGCAGAAGGACATTGCAGATAAGCTCGGGATAACCGTCCAGGCCGTGTCCGAGAACATAAAGGGCCTTATAGAGGACGGGCTTGTGGAAGCCGGCGGCGGGAGATCCCATTACAAGATAACCAAGAGGGGTGTTGAGAAGCTGAGATCTGAGGCGATGGCCCTGAGGAAGTACGCCGATGACGTGCTTGAGGCCATGAGCTCCTACAGGTCCGTGTGGCCGGCCATTGCATGGGAGGACCTCCGTGAGGGTGACCATGTGGAGCTCTTCATGGAGGGCGGGACACTCTACGCCCGTAGGAACGGGGATGGTGAGGCCTACGGTGTGGTCCTCCATGATGCCAGTGAGGGGGAGGATGTTGCCCTCTATGACCTTGGAGGCCGAATAAAGCTTGAAAGGGGGAAGGTCACCGTTGTCATCCTCCCGGGGATAGCCGACGGTGGCTCAAGGATGGTGGACCTTGAAAGGCTTAATGAAATATTAAAGGACAAGTACGACCGTACCGGTATAATGGGGACGGTTTCAAGGGCAGTTGCAGATAAACTCAAACTTGATGTTGACTTTGAATTTGCAACTCCCCATGCAGCCCTTGCAGCCGCTAAGAGGGGGCTTAACGTCCTTGTGCTTGCTGTTGGTAAGATGAGCCGCAGCATAACAAAAAAACTTGAGGATGAGGGTATAGAGTACTCCATTGAGGATGTCAGGAAAAAGGAATGA